The Terriglobus roseus region TGCCATGCAATGTGTTGGTGCCGGATTTCAGAAGAGTATTGAATACGCCGCCACCAGTGCGTCCTGCTTCAGCGTCGTATGTGTTTGTCTGCGTCTTCATTTCCTGCACAGATTCCACAGACGGAATGATCACCGCACGATTCGAGAAATCAGTTACCGGAACACCGTCGATCAGGTAGTTGTTCATGTTGACCGGTCCACCGGCGATCGAAATCGCGGATGATCCTGACTGATCCTGAAAACGATTGAAGCGTGGATCGCCGACTGCGGTCACATTGTTGTTGAGCTTGGTAAGAAGAAATGGATTACGACCTAGGTTCGGCAGATCAACCAACTTCTGCGTATCAAATACCTGGCCGTTCTGCGCGGTTGCCGTATCAATGGTCGGCGCCGCACTGGTGACTTCAACCACTACACCAGAGCTGCCCACTGTGAGCGGAACATCCAGGGCTAAGGTCTGCTGTGTGGCAACCACCACGCCTTTCTGCGTGTAGGTTGTAAAGCCGTTTGCGGAAACAGAGAGATCAAATGTTCCAGGATCTACCGCGTTAAAAACATATTCGCCCGCGCCCGTCGTCACAGTCTTACGTGTGATCTTGGTTCCGGTGTCTGTCAGCGTAATTTCAGCATTTGGAATTGCTGCTCCGCTGGGATCTTTCACCAGGCCTTTCAATGTGCCGTAGTACGACTGTGCGTGTCCTGGTACGGCCGCAGCCAACAGCACTACGGGGGTAAGCGCGAATGATCGGGAGAAACGACTATATCTGGACAACATAAGACCTCCTACAAAGGTGCGGCAATTGGGTACAGATGTTCGTTGCCCGCGGCGCTCGGTATCGCCGGGACAGATCTGGAGTTGCAACGATGCGTTCGCGGCGCGAACATCGCGACGCGTGACAAACGATGAAATTAGTGACTCGGTGCTGCTGGTACAGCTCGTCACCCCGAAGGCGTTTGCGTTCGGCGTGCCTGCGATGCAATATCCGGAGATTGATCCGGGGTTGCGGTCGTTGTTGCAGGTACTCGGTGTTACTTCAGGTGAAGCAAAGCGGGCGGTACATTGTGCAAAAGGTGCTGCGGGACTGCGAAGGTTCCACCCTTATCAGGGGTGCGTCTTCAAGTAGTTCAGCTAGCTGTGCATCAAGTCCTCACTTAGGACAAGTGAGAAGAAGAAGCACGTTGGATGTGATTGGTTGAACTGATATTACGGAGAGGTCAATAACGTGTCAACGAAGAAATGATGGTTGAGAAGGAAAACTAACTATTTTTCTTCCCGTCAACACGTTGTGTGCACCACTCATGCAGCAGCGACTGCACTACAAAATCCAAAAACACAAAGAGCGTAAAGCCCTTTGCAGAGGCAGCAAAAGAAGGACTTTCTTTGCTTACCTTGCGGAGACTTTACGCTCTTTACCTGCTGCTTTCGTATATCACCAGCCTGATATTCAAGGCCGACAATTACGGTTAGTTTTCTTACTTACCTTTTACCGCAATCACTTCAATCTCCAGCAAGTATCCCGGCGCAACCAGATTGGCTACCTGGAAAGCAGAACGAGCAGGCTTGTTGGGCTGCTCCTTCGTCCCGAAGAACTGCGTGAAGCTTGCCTGCAGACCGGGGAAATCGATCTTGCCAAGCTTGGGATCGGCAGCAAGAAACACAGTTGCCTTCACAACATCCTTCATGTCCAGGCCCTGCTCCTGCAGGATCTTCTGGATCTTCGTCAGGATGTCGAAGGTCTGCTGCTTGGTGTCGCCAAAGACTGCGGGTGTTCCCTTTGCTGCATCAGCAGGTGTGATGGGCGTTGCAAGCTGACCGCTAACATACAGCGTGTCACCCGCCCACACAGCAGTCGCAATGGGCGACTTCTCTGTCTGGATGTGCTTCACCGTTACCTGTGCGTGGCTGGAAACAACGGCGGCGGTAGCCAGTACACCGGCCAAAATCGTGCTCTTCAACTTCATGGAAATGCTCCTTCTGTGATCGTTGCAAAAGACAAAGGGGGAAGGCTCATCGCCTTCCCCCGAATGTTATCGGTTTACGCTTCCACGGGGGCGTAGTGACCAGCCATCCGTGCAGACTTAACGCGCTCGCTCACCATCTCTGCTGCGCGACGGCCAGACTGCGATGCGCCTTCCTGCCAGCCCACAACGTGCGTTGTGTGATCGCCCGCAAAGAAGATCGGACCATCCGGCTGAATCAGCGTGTTGTAACCCGCATCGCCACCGCCGTAGCTACGAATCCACGAACCTTCGTTATAAGGAATGTGGCGCCACATGCAGATGATGGGCTTGGTCAGCTCCTGGCTATGGCCAGGATGAACCTTCTCAAGCTGCTTCTTCGCCGTGGCAAACTTCTCCTCCAGCGTCAGCTTCTCCCATCCCCAGTTCAACTCGTCCTCATAACCCGTGCACAGGATACCCTTGTCTGCCATCAGGTTCGCTGACGGATACCAGATCACGGTCGTTGGTCCAGGCGCACGGAAGGTCAGGCCACCGTAGATGTTGTATTCCTTCTCCCAGAAGCGGTTCGATTCCCATGCCAGCTTGTAGCTGTTCGCATAAGTCGCACCGTCAATCGCAGCCTTGTACGGCGCAGAGAGATCGTTCTTCATCTTCTTGATGATCGGCAGCGGCATGGCGTTCACCATGTAGTCGGCCTTGATCACCTGCTCCTTGCCGTTCTGCATGTACGTGACTTCCACACCCTTGTTCGCGCCCGTGCGCTTGAACGATGTCACAGGTGCGTTGTAGATGATGGTCTTCGTCTTATCCAACTCACGCGCAAAGGCATAAGGAATACGATCCATGCCGCCCACCGGCTGCATCATCGTTGCCTGCCAGTCCCATGCTTCTTCATACAAAATGCCCGACCAGAAGTTCGCATCCAGCAGCGAGTGCATGTCCAACGGCTCTTCAATCTGCATGGTCTGCGAGCCTGCGCCGGGATACTGCTTAATGCCAGCGCGATCAGAACCGTGATACTTACCGTCAAAGCCCAGCGGACCGTAAGTGCGCAGGAAGCTCAACATACGATCCTTGTCTTCCTTGGTCAGATCCGTATCAAGAGCACCGCCCTTGATCGACTTCGCAAGCAACTCGCTCACGTGGCCACGTGCATCGTTCAAAGCCTTGCGCTGTACGACAGGCTTGCCGCCATAGACGGCGTCGTTCTGCAGAAGGCTGGAGCGCGACGTGTTGATTTCTACTTCGAGTGGCACATTCAGTTCGCGGCAATAGCCCAGGATGGTGGTGTGAACCGAAGGCAGTCGGCCGGGACCGAGGTTCTGATAATGCCCCGGCTCCCACGTACACTGCTGCTTCGTTCCATCAATAAATTCAACGGTGGTGCCATTGCGCGCGCTCCAGTTACGTCCACCGGGACGGCTGCGTGCTTCCAGCAAAGTAACCTTATAGCCCAGCTTGCGAAGCTCATACGCAGTCACCAGTCCGGCGACACCGCCACCCGCAACCACTACGCTGACACCCTTGCCAACGCCAGCCTGAGCCTCAATCGGCTTCACCACCTGAGCCTTCATCGGCATAATGCCGAGAGCCTGCATGGTGGCAAACGTTGCGGAATAACCGCCGGCCTGGCCGACGCGCATAAGGAAGTTACGACGGGTCATCGACATCGAAGAAATGGCTCCTTCTTCTGCTGTGCCGGAAAATTCCGGCGGTTACAAACAGCGACAGGAAATCAAAACGCGGATGTGCGTTACGAGCACGCGCACCACACGCGGTCTCCTGAATGAATTGTGAAAGGATTGCAACTTCAGTATGCCAGACAATCTCCGCAGGCGAAATGGAAAACCTGCGGAAGACGCAAATGGCAGAAAGCCGCCGCGCCACGGGCGAGACGATTAGGATGCCGAACTAACCGAGCGGAGTGCCAACCTCTACCGGCGGCTTCGGCTCGCGATACACCCATCGGCTCAGCAGGTACTTCTGCGCCGGATGCTCCACCAGCTTGAACGCCGTGTACGCAAAGCAAAGAATGAACGCGTAGCTGATCCACGGGTCATACTTCGCCACACCCATCCGCTCCGGCAAATGGTGGTCATGGATGAACAGAAATGTATTGAAATGCAACAGATACAGGCACAGACTCGCGCGCCCAAACGCCGCAATCGGTCCCCATCCCAGAATCCGCGAAACCCAGTGGTTGCCAGTTAGCCCCCACACCAGCAGCGCAAATACCGGGGTCAGCATACCGCCATGCAGCATGACGTAGGGCAAGCGCGGAACCAAAAGATAGAACGCTGCAAGAGCGGCGCCGCCCGAAAGCAGTGTCAGCCCCAGTTTCACGCGATCACTCAAATCCACCATCGCATGCAAGCGACCCAGCGTAATTCCCGCCAGGAAGATCGGCACAAACGGCAGTGGCGTGTACTTCAGCGCGCGAAGCCAATATCCCGAAGAGTAGCGGTCAATGTTGTACAAACCATCGGGATTCAGAACGGTGTAGATCGCTGGCAGCAGCAGTTCCCACAGCCAGAACACACCAAACAGCGCCAGCAGTTTCCCCGGCGTGCGCGGCCAGAACTTCATGCGGATGATGTGCGGAAATGCCAGGTAAAGCATGGCTTCGGTAGCCAGCGTCCACGCCACCGTGTTCCAGAACGTGGCCAGCGTCGGGCTCCAGCCCTGCAACAAGAGCGGCGTCAACACCACGCCGCGCACAAACTCGCTCAGCGGACGGATCTTCCATTCCGCATGCAACATCTCCAGCGAGATCACCAGTGATAGCAGATACACCGGATACAACCGCGAAAGCCGCGCGGCGTAAAACTTGCCCGGCTTCAGCGTGTCCGCGCGATGCACATAGTTGTACGCCAGCACAAATCCGCTGATCAGCAGAAAGAAGCTGATGTACGTAAACCCTGCATTGATCACGGGCTTCACAAACTCCGGCAGCGGAGGCGTGAAGTGAAAGAACATGATGCCGATGGCAAGAAACGTCCGGATGCCGGTCAATCCCGGTAATGGCGGTTTCTTCTGCGGAGCAACCGCGGTCACTTCCGCCATTACGACGTCACAAGCGTTCCGAGTTTTTCGCCCGATACAACACGCACAATGTTGCCCTCTTCACGCATGGAGAAGATCACCATCGGCATATTGTTGTCATTGCATAGCGACACCGCAGACGTGTCCATCACACGCAGGCCCATCTTGATGATGTCCATATACGTAATCGTCTGGAACATCGTCGCGTCAGGGTCCTTCTTCGGATCAGCGCTGAAGATGCCTTCTACAGAAGTAGCCTTCAGCAACACATCCGCACGAATCTCCATGGCGCGCAGCGCAGCCGCGGTATCCGTGGAGAAATACGGATTACCCGTACCCGCGCCAAAGATCACAACGCGTCCCTTTTCCAGGTGGCGGATCGCACGGCGGCGGATGTAAGGCTCGGCCACCTCGTGCATCTCAATTGCGCTCATCACGCGGCACTGGATGCCCAGCTTCTCAATCGCGTCCTGCATGGCAATCGCATTGATCACCGTGGACAACATGCCCATGTGGTCAGCCGCAACGCGGTCCATATGGATGGCCTGTTCCGCTACACCGCGGAAGAAATTGCCGCCACCCACCACCACAGCCACCTGGCTGCCATTGTTGGCAAGCTGCACAATCTCCGAAGCCACACGGCTTACGAAGATGGCGTCAATACCAAAGCCCCGGCCCGCAGCCAGTGCCTCACCTGAAATCTTGAGAAGAACGCGTTTATACATCACCGCTCCCCAGTATCGCACGGTCGTTACGGTTCATCGAAGAGCCCAGAAGGCCGAATACCCGCCATCAGCCTCGGATTACACCGGACCGAAAATAAGCTCGCCCGAACTCCTCCTGATGCCACCCTTCAGGCGTTCTTTAAGAACGAATCCTTCAGCCGCTTGCACCCACCATCCTCAAACTGCACCATCACCGTGTCGCCCACCACATCTCGCACACGTCCGCGGCCAAACCGCTTGTGCCGAACCACCACGCCCTCCTGAAACTTTGCAGGAATAGTCTGTGGCAAGGTCTCCGGAGCCGTCGTCAGAATCGGCCCATTCAACGTCTCAATCCGCGTCACACCCTCACCTTCACTGGCGCCATGCAGTGCCACCTCCGGCTCGTGCATCTCCCACGCGCGATTTACGCAGTTATCGCAGTTGCCACACAGCTCGCCCTCGGGCTCATTGAAGTAGCGACGGATCACCTGCATCCTGCAGCGCACCGTTTCCGCGTACAGCATCATCTCGTCCAGCCGCGAACGATCCGCCGAAGCCCGCTCCACATACTCATGCAGCAGCGTCTCCACATGCGCATCCGTGATCGGTTCTCCATGACGCAGCACATACCCACCACGCAGCCGTCGCACCACTTTCATCTCACGCAACAAATACAGGATCACTTCAGCCCGACGCTTCCCAATTCCAGCACGCTCCGGCAATGCCGCGGCATTCACCGCGTCCGTCGCAGAAAGCGTCTCAAGCACAGCCCGCAACTCCTCAGCACGTGGATACCGCCCCGCCGCAAAGAAACTCTGTATCCGCCGATCCTCCAGCCGATACAGCAACACTGCCTGCGCCTGCCCGCCATCGCGTCCCGCACGCCCGGCCTCCTGGTAATAGCTCTCCAGCGAATCCGGAAACTCGTAATGAAACACAAATCGGATGTTCGGCTTATCAATCCCCAGCCCAAACGCCTTCGTCGCCACCATCACGCGGCAGGTGTCGTTCATGAACTCAGCCTGCGCACGTTCGCGTTCTCGAGCCGTCATCTTGCCGTGATACTTCCCACTGGCAATCCCCGCTTCTTTGAATCGCTCATACAGTTCGTTAGCCGAACGAACTGACGCTGTGTACACAATGCCCGTGCCATCGGTGTTCCCCAACATCTGCATCAACCGCGCCAGCTTCGCATCGTTGTTCACCGTGGGATGCACCGCAAGAAACAGATTCGTGCGATCGCTTCCGGCATTGATCACCACAGCATTCTTCGCATTCAATTGCTCCAGAATTTCGTGGATCACATCGTCTGTCGCAGTGGCTGTCAAAGCCAACACAGGCGGATTGCCCAACGCCTCACGCGCATATCGCAACCCCAAATAAGCAGGCCGAAAATCATGTCCCCACTGCGCAATCGTGTGCGCCTCATCCACCACAAACAGCGACACACCTGCCTGCTTCAACTCCGCAAGAAACTCACGATTCTCCAATCGCTCCGGCGTCACATACAAAAGCTTCGGAATCCCCGCCGCCAATGCCTCGTCCGCTTCCTCACGCTGATGTTTTGTAAGCGTTGAATCGATCTTGCTAACTTCAATCGAAGCGCCTTCCGCCTTCAGCTTCTGATCCTGCATCAACGCAATCAAAGGCGAAACCACAACCACCGTGTGCGGCAACAACAAGGCAGGCAACTGATACGTCAGCGACTTCCCCGCCCCAGTCGGCATAATCGCGAGCACACTACGCCCACGCATCACAGCTTCCAGCGTCTCCCGCTGCGCGCTACGAAACTTCGCAATGCCAAAGCGAGCCTTAGCCTCCCGCTTCAACAAATCCCAGGGCACGGTTTCTTCAACAAGCTTCTTCATAGCCAGACGAAATTAGGATGCAATTCCTACCGCAACAGCCTGCTGTATATCCGATACCGAACGCAAGAAGAAAGGCCCGGCATTCACCGGGCCTTTCTTCATTAGTCCTTGTAAGGATCGAACTCGTTCGCTCCTGCCATCGCCACTCCAACAGGAGTCAGCGTGTGCAGAACGCGAACCGTCTCACCCTGCTCTGCCAATACCTCCGGCAGACGCTTGTAGCAGTGAGGCGACTCATCCAACCCACCGCCGCGCAGCACAACGTTGGACTGACGCAGCCAGTCGTTCATCATCTCCGGCTTCACCAGACCTTCGCGCTTGCACACGCCGGTCTTACGATCGTAGACGCCCGCTGCCTGCTTCCTTCCCATCACACGACCTGCGCCGTGGACGGTAGAAAACATCGCAGCACGCTGCGCTTCACGAGTCTCTGCATCCGTGGATTCAGTTCCCTCCAAAATCACAGAAACCTCACCCATCGTGCCGCCCACGAAACCACGCTGGCCAGGGAACGCAGGAGTAGCACCCTTGCGGCACACCCACAACATGCGGCCATCGTGCTCTTCGTTCCAGGCAAAGTTGTGATGGTTGTGCACCTCCTCCATCACCTCCGCACCCAACAGACGAGCCACACGGCTGCACACCCAGTCACGGCCTGCATACGCATACTCACCGCCCAACTGCATCGCGGCAATGTACTGCGCACCCAGATCGCTCTGCACATCCAGCCACACAGGATCGACCATCATGCCATCCTTCGCTCCCGCAGCCTTCAGGAACCACGTCGCAATACCGTGTCCCAAACCACGCGATCCGAAATGAACGCCAACCCACACGCGGTCCTGCTCATCCGTGAACAGATCCACATAGTGGTTGCCGGAACCGATGGTGCCCAACTGCGCTTCTGCCTTACGCTTCAACGGTGCAGCAGCTTCCGTATCCCATCCGGGATGCGCATTGCGGCCCAGCAGAGCATGTCCGTTGGCTTCGTTGTTCTTCCGTCCCACACCGAACGACAGCGTGTTCCAGATGTCGTCCATAATGCGGTGGATGTTTGCACGCAACTCGCCGCCCGGCATATCCAATCGCACAGCCTTGTTGCCGCAAGCAATATCAAAGCCCACAGCCGTAGGCGAAATTCGCGACTCCGCCGCGATCACTCCGCCAATGGGAACACCGTAGCCCAGGTGTCCGTCCGCCATCAGCGCAAAGCGTTCCGCGCTCTGTGCGCAAACCTTCGCCTGTTCCAGCGTGTTGTCTTCATGCACTCCCCATACAGGAATGTTGTCGATGTACTTCATCTTCCTCGTCTTTCCTTTCTAATCACGCTGCACGGCTGTTCCTCGCACATGCGCAATCGGGGTTGGGTTGCGTCCGCGGCGCTCCTCGCGTTGTACGCAAAAGAAAGAGCCCGGGCTGTCGCCCGGGCTCGTTGGTACCGATCTGGAGTGAGGCTTATGCCTGCGGCTCCTCGGAAACTACAACCTTTGCCTGAGCAAACGTTGCGTTCGGTTCGCCGATCTTGAATCGAGCGAAACGACGCACCGTGATGTTTTCGCCCATCTTGCCAACCTGTGTGGCAATGATCTGGGCAACAGTCTGCGACTGCTCCTTGATGAATGGCTGATCGAGCAAGCAAACTTCCTCGTAGAACTTGCCCATCTTGCCTTCGAGCATCTTCTCGATAATGTTTGCAGGCTTACCGCTTGCAGCAGCCTGTGCGCGGTAGATTTCCTTCTCGCGCTCGATGTCTGCCTCGGTCACTTCATCACGGCCGATGAAGCGCGGATCAACAGCAGCAATGTGCATTGCGATATCGCGCAGCAGGTCCTGGAAGCCGTCGGTGCGGGCAACGAAGTCGCTCTCGCAGGCCAGTTCCACCATCACGCCGATCTTTCCGCCAGCGTGAATGTAGGTACCCACAGCACCTTCGTTTGCAGCACGCGAAGCCTTCTTCGCAGCCGACGCCATGCCGCGCTTACGCAGCACAACGAATGCATTTTCCATATCGCCAGAGGCTTCCTGAAGTGCCTTCAGGCAATCGCCCATCGGTGCGCCGCTCTTCTCGCGGAGTTCCTTCACCAGCTTTGCATCAATCTTCACGGTCTCGGTAGCCATCGTGTTTGTATCCTTTACTGTTTTGAAACAATCGCTGCACACACAAAGAGCGTGGCGCCAACTACGGCAGCCACGCTCTCCGTGTAAATCATTCGGAGAAGCTTACGCGCCTGCTTCCGCTGCCACCGGCTCATCAGCGTCGGTGTCAGACGTCGGCTGCTTGCGGATACCGCCGCCCAGAGCTGCGTTCAGGTCAACCGTCTCTTCTTCGGCTTCCTCAGCAACAGTGGTTGCAATCGGGTTGGACTCCTGCGATTCCTCGTCCTCAAGTCCGACGAAGTGCGACTCGGTTGCAACCGGCGTCACATCGGCGTACTCGCTGGCGATCGACTTGTCGCCGATCATCTGCACACCCTCGTAGGCCGAATCGGCAATCTTCGTCGTGAACAGGCGGATCGCACGCAGAGCGTCGTCGTTACCCGGGATCACGTAGTCCACAACCGTCGGGTCGCAGTTCGTGTCCACAACAGCCACAACAGGGATGCCCAGCTTGCGAGCTTCCGAAACGGCAATCGCTTCGTTGTTGCTGTCGATCACGAAGATCGCGTCCGGCAGGCGGCGCATGTTCTTGATACCGGCCAGATTGGTGTGCAGAGCCTTACGCTCGCGCTCCAGGCGGATAACTTCCTTCTTCGTCATCAACTCAAAGCGGCCGTCCACTGCCATCTCGTCCAGCTCAGCAAGGCGCTTTACGCTCTTCTGGCAGGTAACCCAGTTGGTCAGCAGACCACCGAGCCAGCGACTGTTGATGTACGGCATGCCAGCGCGGTTCGCTTCTTCAGCAACCGCATCCTGTGCCTGGCGCTTGGTGCCGACGAACAGGATCACCTTACCGGTGGAGGTCAGGTCGGTGACGAACTTCGACGCTTCCTTGAACATCTTCAGCGTCTTCTGCAGGTCGATGATGTAAATGCCGTTACGCTCGCCGAAGATATATTCCTTCATCTTCGGGTTCCAACGCTTGGTCTGGTGGCCGAAGTGTACGCCGGCTTCCAGCAGTTCCTTCATTGTGATCGATGCCATTATCGGCTCCTTGTATGCGGCATCCCGACGGATCAGGCCGGGATTAATCCCGTTCGTCTGGGAGATTGAACTCCTGAGGGTTTTACTGCAAGGCGGCGGATGATCATACAAACCATCCGCCGCAGGACTTGAGCCAGACCCCAGCGACTAGCGCTTGGAGAACTGGAAGCGCTTGCGGGCGCCCTTCTGACCGTACTTCTTACGCTCCTTGATACGAGCGTCGCGGGTCAGCAGGCCGTCTGCCTTCAGCGTCTTGCGGAGTTCAATGTTGAACTCAAGCAGGGCGCGGGCAATGCCCATCTTCACAGCGTCAGACTGAGCGGTCACGCCGCCGCCCTTCACCGTGGTGATGACGTCAAACTGGCCTTCGACCTGAGCGGTCTTCAGCGTGCGAACTGCAGCAGCGCGCTGCTGTTCCGTCACAAAGTAAACCTTCAGTTCCTTGCCATTAACCGTGAAGCCACCGTTGCCGGGGCGGAGAAATACACGTGCAATCGCCGACTTGCGGCGGCCCGTTCCGTAGTACTGCACCAGATCTGCCATATCTCTTCTCTATCCTTCGCGAACGGGTTACGCCACTACCAGTGGCTGGGGCTGCTGAGCATCGTGCGGGTGCTTGTCACCCTTGTAGACCTTCAGCTTGGTCGCCATCTGGCGGCCCAGCTTGCTCTTCGGCAGCATGCCCTTGATGGCCTGCTCCACAATCGCTTCCGGCTTACGAGCCAGCAGCTTGGTGAACTCTTCTTCACGCAGACCGCCCGGGAAACCCGTGTAACGGCGATACAGCTTCTGCTGCGACTTAAGGCCCGTCAACACGATCTTCTCGGCGTTGATCACAATGACGTGATCGCCGGTATCAATGTACGGGGTGTACTGGGTGCTGTTCTTACCGCTCAGCACGCGTGCGGCACCGCTGGCCAGGCGGCCCAGGGTCTGGCCACTGGCATCCACCACAAACCACTTGCGGTTCAAATCCTTCGAACTGGGTACAAACGTCGACATCGAGTCTTCCTTCCGACTTCCAAAATCCAAACTTCTAATTACAACTCAACCAATGTCTCGTGCACACGCAAAGAACCCCTCTCGGGGCTATTTCCGCTGAATGCGAGTGGGTGCTGTGTCGGAACTGAAACTCTTCGCCCGCCGCAGCCCGAATTGCTCCAGGCCACCTGCTCCGAAGACCCCCAACGGCTCACCTAAGAGCCGACGTCCGCAGGATCCACCGCGTCACTGCCTCCGCATCCCCAAATGCCCAAAGGGCACAGGCATGCAGACGCAAGTCTGCGCGAGTTCATAGAATAGCCGGTATCCGAACGGGAGTCAACATAGATACTCCCTGAAATTGCGCTACCCCGGTGAAACCGGCAACGCCTTTGCCTTCTTATGTTTTCGCTGCGGCGTGACCCCGTCCTTGGCATCCAATCGATACACAATCATCACGTTCCTATCGGGATCATCCATTGCCGGAAACTCCGCCACGCGCGTCAGCCGGTAAAACTTGTTCAGCGCCTCCATCTTGTCGTCTTCAATGGAGTTCCAAGACACGAACCACCCCGGCTTGTACGCCGCAATGCGATCTTCCAGATCCATCGTGCCAAAGTCGTCGCAGATGCTCGGCACCCCAGTCATCAAAGACAGGTCACTCCCCGAGATCGACAGCACCGTATGACTATGCGTCGGATCAGATTCCACAATCCGCTCAATCCGGTTCGCCGCCGTCTGAAATGTGTACTCCGGGTGTCGCACGTAGCTCCACGTCACATGCGCCTCACGCCCAACCAGCAGCACCAGCAGCGAAGCAAACGCCAGTGAAGCCGACGGATGCCACGCAGCAATATGCAATGCCGCGCGAGCCATCAGCAGAATCAGCGGCACCGCAACTACCACGTAATACCTCGGCTGCATGTTCGCGTGATACGCCAGAAAGAATAGATACCCCGTCACCCACAGCAGCAACGACACAAACAGAGGATCGCGCCACGTCTTCTTATGGAAACCCGCCAGCACCACCAACGCAATCGCCAGCGGATACAGCAACTCCCCCATCCACACGCCATTCTTCAGCGTGTCGCCAACTGTCTCCCAGAACGGCAGCCCTGCAATGGTCGTATTGTTCGCCGCGAACAGATAACGGAAATCATTCCAATAGCCGCGATACAGCAGCCACGCAATGTAACTACCCCAAAGTATGGCGACAGTCCCGCCCGTCACAGCCGCAATGCGCAACACGCGTCGACGTTGCCACGCAGCGGCATCCGCCAACATGTACGCCACAGCAGGCAACAAAAACACCGCGGTCGTCTTGGTGCCAATCATCAACGACACCAACACACCCACAAGAACAGCAAACAAAACACGCTGTCGTTCCGTGGAAGCACTTCGTATCGCCTGCGCCGCCAGCAACGACAACAACGTCAACAACACCAGCAACGGCTCAAGAATCGCCATCCGCGTAAACACGTACAGGAACGAACTCGCCGCCATCAGCAACACAGCGGCAGCAGTAAAGATCCACCGCAGATATTTCGATTCGTCCTCCCGCGCCTCATGCTGCAGCACCACAAACGAACACACCAGCACTCCAGCAAACACAAACACGGTCAGCGCACGCGCCGCCACAATCCCCACGCCAGCAAATCGAAAGACGAATCCCTCTAACAAAGGCCATACAGGCAACGCCGCAGCAGGATTGAAGTCACCAGGCAATCGCCAAGTCCCGCGCAGATAATGCCGGATGGCCGCATCGCCATACCACCCCTCATCGGTGTACTTAGCCCAATCCACCCAAGGCGACCGATTCGGAAAATCCGCACGCAAATGCACCAGGTGCAAAGCCCAGAACGCCGCTGCAACCAAAAGAAAGATAGCTGGCAGTAGCCGTCGC contains the following coding sequences:
- a CDS encoding RtcB family protein, whose product is MKYIDNIPVWGVHEDNTLEQAKVCAQSAERFALMADGHLGYGVPIGGVIAAESRISPTAVGFDIACGNKAVRLDMPGGELRANIHRIMDDIWNTLSFGVGRKNNEANGHALLGRNAHPGWDTEAAAPLKRKAEAQLGTIGSGNHYVDLFTDEQDRVWVGVHFGSRGLGHGIATWFLKAAGAKDGMMVDPVWLDVQSDLGAQYIAAMQLGGEYAYAGRDWVCSRVARLLGAEVMEEVHNHHNFAWNEEHDGRMLWVCRKGATPAFPGQRGFVGGTMGEVSVILEGTESTDAETREAQRAAMFSTVHGAGRVMGRKQAAGVYDRKTGVCKREGLVKPEMMNDWLRQSNVVLRGGGLDESPHCYKRLPEVLAEQGETVRVLHTLTPVGVAMAGANEFDPYKD
- the tsf gene encoding translation elongation factor Ts; the encoded protein is MATETVKIDAKLVKELREKSGAPMGDCLKALQEASGDMENAFVVLRKRGMASAAKKASRAANEGAVGTYIHAGGKIGVMVELACESDFVARTDGFQDLLRDIAMHIAAVDPRFIGRDEVTEADIEREKEIYRAQAAASGKPANIIEKMLEGKMGKFYEEVCLLDQPFIKEQSQTVAQIIATQVGKMGENITVRRFARFKIGEPNATFAQAKVVVSEEPQA
- the rpsB gene encoding 30S ribosomal protein S2, encoding MASITMKELLEAGVHFGHQTKRWNPKMKEYIFGERNGIYIIDLQKTLKMFKEASKFVTDLTSTGKVILFVGTKRQAQDAVAEEANRAGMPYINSRWLGGLLTNWVTCQKSVKRLAELDEMAVDGRFELMTKKEVIRLERERKALHTNLAGIKNMRRLPDAIFVIDSNNEAIAVSEARKLGIPVVAVVDTNCDPTVVDYVIPGNDDALRAIRLFTTKIADSAYEGVQMIGDKSIASEYADVTPVATESHFVGLEDEESQESNPIATTVAEEAEEETVDLNAALGGGIRKQPTSDTDADEPVAAEAGA
- the rpsI gene encoding 30S ribosomal protein S9 encodes the protein MADLVQYYGTGRRKSAIARVFLRPGNGGFTVNGKELKVYFVTEQQRAAAVRTLKTAQVEGQFDVITTVKGGGVTAQSDAVKMGIARALLEFNIELRKTLKADGLLTRDARIKERKKYGQKGARKRFQFSKR
- the rplM gene encoding 50S ribosomal protein L13, with amino-acid sequence MSTFVPSSKDLNRKWFVVDASGQTLGRLASGAARVLSGKNSTQYTPYIDTGDHVIVINAEKIVLTGLKSQQKLYRRYTGFPGGLREEEFTKLLARKPEAIVEQAIKGMLPKSKLGRQMATKLKVYKGDKHPHDAQQPQPLVVA
- a CDS encoding glycosyl transferase produces the protein MHLRADFPNRSPWVDWAKYTDEGWYGDAAIRHYLRGTWRLPGDFNPAAALPVWPLLEGFVFRFAGVGIVAARALTVFVFAGVLVCSFVVLQHEAREDESKYLRWIFTAAAVLLMAASSFLYVFTRMAILEPLLVLLTLLSLLAAQAIRSASTERQRVLFAVLVGVLVSLMIGTKTTAVFLLPAVAYMLADAAAWQRRRVLRIAAVTGGTVAILWGSYIAWLLYRGYWNDFRYLFAANNTTIAGLPFWETVGDTLKNGVWMGELLYPLAIALVVLAGFHKKTWRDPLFVSLLLWVTGYLFFLAYHANMQPRYYVVVAVPLILLMARAALHIAAWHPSASLAFASLLVLLVGREAHVTWSYVRHPEYTFQTAANRIERIVESDPTHSHTVLSISGSDLSLMTGVPSICDDFGTMDLEDRIAAYKPGWFVSWNSIEDDKMEALNKFYRLTRVAEFPAMDDPDRNVMIVYRLDAKDGVTPQRKHKKAKALPVSPG